Below is a genomic region from Asterias amurensis chromosome 4, ASM3211899v1.
GGTCGCccatatgggagtcaaacatttgactcccatgaatgaccgaccgtgttagtcgacgaggtaacaggaaaaccgtgcaattttgagtcatgtttgtgtggatcattttattctacttttacatctttccaactatacgcattttataacaaacggttacaaaacccttttcaaggaccaactcgaccggtccaaggcaacgagttcctttaagttttcattcttacaattattttttagtaattaccaatagtgtccacgcctTTTCttatgcatctggaagcacacacagTTGTGCAACAATAATaggggtgttttgtctttcatcattcttatgcaacttcgatgaccaattgagcccaattttcacagatttgttattttatgcatgtttggatccaccaaatgagaagactggtctttgacaactaaaggtgtccaggggtggatttctcaaagagttaggactagtcttatatcgagttaggacgagttactcgtcctaacctaggactagctgtacgtttttgatatctcttaggactagtcctaactctttgtgaaatcgaccccagtgcctttaaagatcagACACATATTGACGTAATAGTAACGCTCTGCATTCAACCATTCATGATCACACACGTACTGGGGAAGGAGAACTTTCCCTAAAGAGGCAATTAGTATTGGACTTATATATGGTCCCTAATGAAGTGAATTGTCAAGGAGTGATGCAAGCTCTAACATCCGTTCTCCTCAACAACACTTGATTAATCCCCTAATTGTCTTCTTCAATGCCAATCTGAACTTCTTATTTGCTCCACTGTAAATCAACGGGTTTATGCAACTACCTAGGAACAACAGCGTGGTTGTAATGGTCTCAGCTCGTAACGAAAACTCTTTATTCCTTTTAATAGAAATCAACTGCATGGTAACGTAAGGTACGCTCATGATCGTGAACATAAACACCACCACCATAGTGGTTTTCAGTACCCCCATCTCCTCTCGGCTGACCGCCCGTCCATTGTTCACTTTCACCGGCGGGTTGATGGAGGCTCTGGCGTCCACAACGGCATTCTGTATCCGTGACTTCTTGCGATGTACCTCCCTCGCGATGCCAAGATAGCAGCAAGACATGAAAATGTCCAGCACGAAGGCATAGGTGATAAAACAGACGAGTGAGTAGGAAGGACTCTGAAGCCAGTCCACGGTGCATGTGGGTTTAATCGGCACCCACTTATAGTCACCCCAACCGAGCAGTGGGCCCATCGCCGTCAACGAAGACACGGTCCAGGGTACCAACAGACCAATCGCAGTCTTAAAAACCGTTGTCTTATAAACCACCTCCGATCCTCTAGCAACATTTTTGATTATGATGTATCGATCCGCTGCGATGACACATAAAGTTAAGGCAGATGAAAAGAGACATGCTGTTTTAACAAAGGCAACCACGTGACACATGACTGGTCCGAAGATCCAATGCCCCTCCAGAAGGGTTACAACACAAAACGGCATGACCCAACCACCAATAATAATATCACTAAAGGCCAAGTTGATGATAAACACACTTGCAGGCATTTTGAATCTGTGTAGTGTTAAACATACAAGACAGTTTCCTATAACAGCTGTTACTGCCATGATCGAGATAACCACAGCGAAACTCACCCTCTCCCACTGCGACAAATTGTCGCCATCCCATGTCGAGTTGTTATCCATTGAGCCGGTCAACTTGTAACTTGATTAAAATTCAAAAATCCAAATTACTAGTCAGCAAGTAAAGACGCCAGTGTCaggga
It encodes:
- the LOC139936370 gene encoding rhodopsin, GQ-coupled-like, which translates into the protein MDNNSTWDGDNLSQWERVSFAVVISIMAVTAVIGNCLVCLTLHRFKMPASVFIINLAFSDIIIGGWVMPFCVVTLLEGHWIFGPVMCHVVAFVKTACLFSSALTLCVIAADRYIIIKNVARGSEVVYKTTVFKTAIGLLVPWTVSSLTAMGPLLGWGDYKWVPIKPTCTVDWLQSPSYSLVCFITYAFVLDIFMSCCYLGIAREVHRKKSRIQNAVVDARASINPPVKVNNGRAVSREEMGVLKTTMVVVFMFTIMSVPYVTMQLISIKRNKEFSLRAETITTTLLFLGSCINPLIYSGANKKFRLALKKTIRGLIKCC